A single genomic interval of Aphidius gifuensis isolate YNYX2018 linkage group LG6, ASM1490517v1, whole genome shotgun sequence harbors:
- the LOC122859481 gene encoding transferrin-like, whose protein sequence is MKFFFALAFVIFRISWAENTYRLCAPETIDDSTCNSLSRGGFVKCVRVTDSADCAMKLHDGKADFGVFDAEELILAYQFYPDDFTPLAQLKHIERVNEEWQFQSVVVVPSNYNVNEGVSGLEKGGLCHPGFSHTQIWNDYILKFLERKTYKHICRNESSVAENEVENIRDFFGTACRPGDWVLESTEDKRLKEKYPELCQLCDDRENCKYSNNLHHGHIGALECLTSGRGNAAYVAGEYVHQFFKINESNPSSTSSTTKPSYQFLCPQGTVQPLTQSNPCAWIQQPWGLILTRNERVNDLATSLKEWLSTNPSMDSRIPPDAWLIALNKIIQEDTKVIFINESISLKSYLVRGREVDLNERSCGHDIRWCTLNEGETKKCNFIAKEALLLGIEPKFTCIEKNSTESCLRDIYENKTDIITIDSNQGHLARVKFNLTSILYPETMEDKNSKVIAIIRDDSEYKIQNFKQIKNKYLCFPDYGGISWISFINTARFHKIIPDTCDYAEAVANLVISACTPGIKDINYSDVAGENINILNKLCEICPNELGNNSTCSAGRENEFFGDKGVLKCLEGPGDIGFIEPKNLKKLIDRKIVNQNEYRVLCRNGSLAGYTGFDIDDNCALSITIDSELVGRRDDSKIRILDTTLALLKLEDWLGYRPDSRRAIRIYDSFTDHSDLLFKDSTIALEAPNSTIKSVLAYKELFSKIDTCTSGSLKNISNFIVVFLLAYILLQ, encoded by the exons atgaaatttttttttgcacttgccttcgttatttttagaatatctTGGGCAGAAAATACAt atCGTCTATGTGCACCAGAAACAATTGACGATTCGACATGTAACAGTCTTTCTCGTGGTGGATTTGTTAAATGTGTCAGAGTAACAGACAGTGCTGATTGTGCAATGAAATTGCACGATGGAAAAGCTGATTTTGGTGTTTTCGATGCTGAAGAACTTATACTTGCCTATCAATTTTATCCAGATGATTTTACACCACTAGCGCAGCTTAAACATATCGAACGTGTTAATG AAGAATGGCAGTTCCAAAGTGTCGTTGTAGTTCCTTCAAATTACAATGTCAACGAAGGTGTGTCAGGTTTAGAAAAAGGTGGATTATGTCATCCAGGATTTAGTCATACACAAATCTGGAACGATTACATATTAAAATTCTTGGAACGTAAAACGTATAAACATATTTGCCGAAATGAGTCATCAGTTGCTGAGAAtgaagttgaaaatataagaGATTTTTTCGGAACGGCGTGCCGGCCTGGTGACTGGGTACTTGAATCAACTGAAGATAAAAGATTAA agGAAAAATATCCTGAACTTTGTCAACTATGCGATGACCgagaaaattgtaaatattcaaataactTACATCATGGTCATATAGGTGCACTTGAGTGTTTAACATCGGGGCGTGGAAACGCTGCGTATGTTGCCGGTGAATATGTTCATCAATTCTTTAAG ATCAATGAGAGTAATCCTTCATCAACTAGTTCAACTACCAAACCTAGCTATCAATTTCTCTGTCCACAAGGCACTGTTCAACCTTTGACCCAGTCAAATCCTTGTGCCTGGATTCAACAGCCTTGGGGATTGATTCTTACAAGAAA tgAACGAGTAAATGATTTGGCCACTAGTCTCAAAGAATGGCTCTCGACAAATCCAAGCATGGATTCAAGAATACCACCTGATGCCTGGCTCATAGCtcttaacaaaataatacaagaagatacaaaagtaatatttattaatgaatcaaTAAGTCTAAAAAGTTATCTAGTACGTGGTAGAGAAGTAGATTTAAATGAACGATCATGTGGACATGACATACGTTGGTGTACACTAAATGAaggagaaacaaaaaaatgtaattttattgcaaaaGAAGCATTGTTACTTGGAATTGAACCAAAATTTacttgtatagaaaaaaattcaactgaaaGCTGTCTTCGTGATATTTACGAAAATAAAACTGatattattacaattgatTCAAATCAAGGACACTTGGCtagagtaaaatttaatttaacatcaatttTATACCCAGAAACAATGGAGGATAAAAACAGTAAAGTCATTGCAATTATACGTGATGATagtgaatataaaattcaaaattttaaacaaattaaaaataaatatctgtgTTTTCCTGATTACGGTGGAATATCATGGATTTCGTTTATAAATACAGCtcgttttcataaaattataccTGATACCTGTGATTATGCCGAAGCAGTTGCAAATTTAGTGATATCAGCATGTACACCAGGAATAAAAGATATCAATTATTCAGATGTTGCCGgtgaaaacataaatatattgaacaaACTTTGTGAAATTTGTCCAAATGAATTAGGCAATAATTCTACGTGTTCTGCTGGAAgagaaaatgaattttttggtGATAAAGGAGTTCTTAAATGTCTCGAAGGACCTGGTGATATTGGCTTTATTGAAccgaaaaacttgaaaaaattaattgatcgaAAAATTGTTAATCAAAATGAATACAGAGTACTTTGTAGAAATGGAAGTCTAGCTGGTTACACTGgatttgatattgatgataattgtgCTCTTTCTATCACCATCGATAGTGag CTCGTTGGCCGCAGAGACGATTCAAAAATAAGGATATTAGATACAACTCTTGCACTATTGAAATTAGAAGATTGGCTTGGTTATCGTCCTGACTCAAGACGTGCTATTAGAATTTACGACTCATTTACTGATCATTCAGATCTGCTATTCAAGGATTCAACAATTGCACTTGAAGCACCAAACTCTACCATAAAAAGTGTCTTAGCGTACAAAGAATTATTCAGCAAAATCGATACTTGCACGTCTGgtagtttgaaaaatatttctaattttatagtagtttttttattagcatACATATTGCTtcagtaa
- the LOC122859483 gene encoding modular serine protease-like, giving the protein MKTLFIILSLLLDDGVYSNSIGQVREFLCIDGTKIDLMRVCDGIVDCPDSSDETRKLCHHVVCPLSSYRCDYGACIEKSLRCNGFQDCIDESDEFHCDIKEPCSNHGYRCFHSLECISLSKTCDGYLDCADGSDESTGICASFPCPGSTFQCNYGGCIHLETICDGTYDCIDASDEDISMCTAINCGDKCFAYKCKEHEFTCKSEGQCVDSSRVCDGIIQCRDASDEDIETCSLRQCADGFFRCKYGACIPEKLKCNSERNCHDWSDEDESICGIALPNGACRLPSVKPGTHYSVFQCPHCQPGDVVPELTRLDFFCDSKVNKFLEGLSNVFCQNNQWLPYVTSCYTDSEFITCVPLNSRGARQRCEVLWGPHEGWINCNGSIPVGTHVTLECPEFYERESGSYHSTCLHDGTWSQFPLQCQPICGLRETSALPLIVKGWEISPEEPLPWHATLFSHDDGQWIFFCGGTLISERIVLTAGHCVWKTDPKTIRVILGGFSSNFSLDKEDKETQVFDIFNIKLHRSYHDHEGNYGSDLAALILNGSAIMSSRVKPVCLNWSADLNVSLRENGEIGLVAGMGITENDTFSKHLRVTTVKLIDENECRESQKRDFRRYLTYTTFCAGWNNGTAVCNGDSGGGLALRRPNTTIWDLHGVVSISPRRIGTSICDPQYYTVFTKILIYSDWIDNILKEIQVVGPPDLQQIPNRDAII; this is encoded by the exons ATGAAAACACTTTTTATCATTCTATCATTGCTTTTAGATGATGGTGTTTATTCCAATTCCATAGGACAAGTTCGAGAATTTTTGTGTATTGATGGAAcgaaaattgatttaatgagAGTCTGTGATGGAATCGTGGATTGTCCAGATTCTTCAGATGAAACAAGGAAATTATGTCATCACGTTGT atgTCCTTTGTCTTCATATAGATGTGATTACGGTGCttgtatagaaaaatcacttcGCTGCAATGGTTTTCAAGACTGCATCGATGAAAGCGATGAATTTCATTGTGATATCAAAGAACCGTGCTCAAATCACGGGTATCGCTGTTTTCATTCACTTGAGTGTATTTCTCTGTCAAAAACTTGTGatg gTTATCTCGATTGTGCTGATGGTAGTGATGAAAGCACTGGAATTTGTGCAAGTTTTCCATGTCCAGGTTCCACATTTCAGTGTAATTATGGTGGTTGTATTCATTTAGAAACAATTTGCGATGGTACGTATGATTGTATTGATGCGAGTGATGaagatatttcaatgtgtacTGCAATAAATTGTGGTGATAAATGTTTTGCTTACAAATGCAA gGAACATGAATTTACTTGTAAAAGCGAAGGTCAGTGTGTAGATTCATCACGAGTTTGTGATGGAATTATTCAATGTCGAGATGCCTCGGATGAAGATATTGAAACCTGTTCATTgagaca atgtgcTGATGGATTTTTTCGATGCAAATATGGTGCTTGTATaccagaaaaattaaaatgtaactCTGAGCGAAATTGTCATGATTGGAGTGATGAAGATGAGTCGATTTGTGGAATTGCATTGCCAAATGGAGCTTGCCGTTTACCATCAGTAAAACCAGGAACACATTATTCCGTCTTTCAATGTCCACATTGTCAACCTGGCGATGTTGTTCCAGAACTAACAcgtttagattttttttgtgatagtAAAGTGAATAAGTTTTTGGAAGGCTTGTCAAACGTTTTTTGTCAGAATAATCAATGGTTGCCATATGTTACAAGCTGCTATACTg ATTCTGAATTTATTACTTGTGTTCCTCTGAACTCGCGTGGTGCTCGACAACGTTGTGAAGTACTTTGGGGACCACATGAAGGCTGGATTAATTGCAATGGATCAATACCTGTTGGTACTCATGTGACACTAGAATGTCCAGAATTTTATGAACGTGAGTCTGGTTCTTATCACAGTACTTGTCTTCATGATGGGACTTGGAGTCAATTTCCATTACAATGTCAACCAATTTGTGGTCTTCGTGAAACTTCAG CTTTGCCTCTCATTGTAAAAGGCTGGGAAATATCACCAGAAGAGCCACTACCCTGGCATGCAACGTTATTCTCTCATGATGATGgtcaatggatttttttttgtggtggaACTTTGATTAGTGAGCGCATTGTGTTAACAGCTGGTCACTGTGTCTGGAAAACAGATCCAAAAACAATTCGTGTGATTCTTGGTGGTTTTTCGAGTAACTTTAGTCTTGACAAAGAAGATAAGGAGACACAagtttttgacatttttaatatcaagctACACAGATCTTATCATGATCACGAGGGGAATTATGGGTCAGATCTTGCTGCATTGATTCTCAATGGATCTGCTATCATGTCTTCCAGAGTAAAACCTGTTTGTCTTAATTGGTCAGCTGACTTAAATGTTTCTCTACGAGAAAATGGTGAAATCGGTCTCGTTGCGg GAATGGGGATTACTGAAAATGATACATTTAGTAAACACCTTAGAGTGACAACTGTGAAATTGATTGACGAAAATGAGTGTCGCGAGAGTCAAAAAAGAGATTTTCGTAGATATTTAACATACACAACTTTTTGTGCTGGATGGAATAACGGAACTGCTGTTTGTAATGGTGATAGTGGTGGTGGATTGGCTCTTCGGAGACCAAATACAACAATTTGGGATCTCCATGGAGTTGTTTCCATTAGTCCTCGAAGAATTGGAACTAGTATTTGTGATCCACAATACTATACAGTTTTTacaaag ATATTGATTTACAGTGATTGGatcgataatattttaaaagaaattcaaGTTGTTGGACCACCTGATTTGCAACAAATCCCTAATCGAGATGCTATTATATAA
- the LOC122859482 gene encoding zip homologous protein 2-like — MDVIEFFCNKCWSPMKGSKYAFSITECGHIFCQKCMKKAGNSCAKCKLTAVKSLVLNQPLCASVSTLFNPLVETVNQLGASTKFQLGQYHSLIERYKELEKKYETSKKSYWQLMHHLKQINADKEKYKTKLSEKQRQRNYQPGNTTISQDYGSPLQPYDKKFTNGFPYSPPSTFRGSVEDTPCSSRASSNQNFKTPESFNSASTIQGSSCTQSHITPDGFRIPLSTRVPKSAGRYSVVSSESSNLTLPFRNFKPFGSSNFFRQQ; from the exons atggatgttattgagtttttttgtaataagTGCTGGAGTCCAATGAAAGGTTCAAAATATGCATTTTCCATCACCGAGTGTGGGCATATTTTTTGCCaaaaatgtatgaaaaaag ctggTAATTCATGTGCTAAATGTAAACTAACTGCAGTTAAATCTTTGGTTTTAAATCAGCCACTTTGTGCATCAGTTTCAACACTCTTCAACCCTCTTGTTGAAACAGTTAATCAACTTGGAGCATCAACTAAATTTCAATTAGGACAGTACCATAGTCTTATTGAACGTTACAAAGAATTA gagaaaaaatatgaaacatCAAAAAAGTCATATTGGCAGTTGATGCATCACTTAAAACAGATTAATgcagataaagaaaaatacaaaaccaAGTTGTCAGAAAAACAAAGACAAAGAAACTATCAGCCAGGTAATACCACCATATCTCAAGATTATGGATCACCATTGCAACCTTATGACAAAAAGTTCACCAATGGATTTCCATATTCACCACCAAGTACTTTTCGGGGATCAGTTGAAGACACACC ATGCTCATCACGTGCGAGTTCAAATCAAAATTTCAAGACTCCAGAATCTTTTAATTCTGCATCAACAATCCAAGGAAGCAGCTGTACTCAGTCACACATTACCCCTGATGGTTTTAGAATCCCACTAAGTACCAGAGTACCCAAATCAGCTGGTAGATATTCAGTAGTTTCTTCAGAATCGTCTAATCTTACTCTACCATTCAGAAATTTCAAACCCTTTGGTTCTTCCAATTTCTTTCGTCAACAATGA